The genomic DNA ATTTATACTTGCCTCTTTAATGCTCTTTATTTCGTTTGGTGCTGCTTTTGCCGAAGGTACCCAGTTAAGCCCCGATGCCGAAAAAAAGTGCAGTGATGTTACCCGGACTATGGCCAATGAGCTTCGCTTGAATGAAATGGGTTACATAAAATTAAAGGCGCTGAACAGAGAATTATATGCCGCCACCGAAGAAATCCTGCTTACTTCTAAATCAGAAGAGCAGCAGGAAAAACTCCAGGCGTTGGCAGCAAAGTATGAAACAGAGCTTGTATCCTTTCTGAGCCCTTCGCAATTGCAGGCGTACAAAAGTTACGCAGCAAGAGTTAGCAGCAGCAGCAAGTTCGTTGCCATCGTAACGCAGTAAGTAATTGCCATCAACAAGGGGCAAGATGATAAAGGCCAACTGCAGAAGTCGGCCTTTATCGAAAGCTCCCAAACAGAACAGGGCCCCGAGAAATTGGGGCCCTGTTCTGTTTGGGAGCTTATGGGGTTAGCGGCGGCTATAATCCGCGTCGTCGTCTTGCTTTTCATCTTCTCCGAAGAGCTGCTCACCACGCCGAATGCCGTTTACCTTATCATCCATTGCGGTATCGCTTCCTTCATACTCAAAGCCAGGGCCCTGCGCAAAAGATTCGATACTGTCTTTGGTGTTGGCACCATAACCGGTAGTCTCGTTGCCGCCGATCTCCAGGTTCTCTAGTTTATCTTTCTGGCCGGGGCGCTCCGTTTCTCCACCAGGCCCCATGTTCCGTTTTGCACTGGGGTCCGGGTGGTTATGATGCGACACGCGTTTGTTATAGTCGCTGTTCACGTTATTGGTCTTATTGGGCGTCTCTTCGGCATTTTCTCTGTCTTTCCGGGTCATAGTCATATTGCTTTAATTACAGTTAAGTTATACGCTAGCCTCCCGGGCTTGTTGGCAAAAGCATTCATACTTATCATAATTATTGCACTATGGCCTGTTTATACTTTCTTCTAGTTGCTGCAAGGCAAGTATAATCTGCAGTAATCCGAAGAAAACTGACTTTTACGGCAATGGCAACACTGTGCTTTGCATCGATTTCCTGCTTTTCAGCAACACGCCCTTTGTCGGTGGGAGTGGCGATCTGTTGGAACTGTTACCCTGCAATTCCCGCATATCCCCGTGGGTTCTGTTATATTTGCAAAATAATCAGCGCAAACGGCACCCAAGCAGTCATCTGTTTGTTGCCAAGAGAATCCAAAAGCAAGAGCGGCCCATGAAACTAGCTAAAATTTACGACCCCCGCGAAATGAACTCCTACCAGTTTGTGGCTGCCACCGGTCTGGTCATGACGCTGGTAGCTCACCTGATCCTGGCGCTTTTAGGCAAATCGATCCGCAACTTTGACGCGCTATACCTCTGCTGGTTTGTTTTCTTTACGCTGGGCACCATTGCCAACTTTAGAAGCAAGCCTCAGGACGATCACCACCATCATTAACTGTTGCGGCTGGGTTATTGCAGGAAACTGAGCAGGGCTTTATGGAACTTGGCAGTGGCCTCCAGGTGCGGAATATGCCCTACATTGTCGAGCTCCACTAACTTTGCTCCCGGAATGGCATCCGCTGTTTTCCGGCCTAGCTCCGGGTATTGGCCATGCGCCTGCACCACGGCTTTGTCTTTTATAAAGCCTTTGCCCACAATTGTTCGGTCCGCTTTACCCACCAGCACCAGGGCGGGCATTTTCAGTTGCCCAAACTCATACACCACCGGCTGCTGGTAGATCATGGCATAGGTAAGGGCGGCTGCTTTGGCTACCTGCGGGTAATTGGGGCTCTCGAACTGGGCTGCCGTCACTTCTACCCATTCATCGTAAGCAGGCGCCCAGGCCGTGTAATAGGTTCTGTGGTACTCCCGGGTAGCTTCTGCCGTGCGCTTCAATTCAACTTCATAGAGTTCGTCCATGGTTTTGAAGGGCACAAACAAACGGTAATCCTCCAGCCCGATCGGGTTCTCCAGTACTAGTTTGGTCGTTATTTCGGGGTACATCAGCGCGAAACGCGTGGCTACCATGCCGCCCATTGAGTGGCCCACCACGGCCACCTGGTTGATGCCGAGTTGTTGCAACAGTTGCCGGGTATTATAGGCCATTTGATGAAAGTTATAGTAAATAGCCGGCTTGTCTGATTTCCCGAAACCCAGTTGGTCGGGCACGATCACGCGGTAGCCCTGCGCTGTTAAATATGCAATGGTTTTTGCCCAGTAAGCCCCCAGGAAATTTTTGCCGTGCAGCAGCATAACCGTTTGCGGGTTAGTTACTTTTTTAGTTGGTGCCACATCCATGTACGCCATTTTATAGGACTGCCCCTCCACCTTTACCGGAAAGTATTTCACGTCATAGGGGTACTTATAGCCTTCCAGCGTAGCATTATAAATAGGTTTTTGCTCCTGGGCCCGCGCGTACAGCGGCAGCAAGGGTAGCAGGCATAACAACAGTTTAATGAGGTTCTTACTATGGTTCATGGTAACAGTTAAGTTGAAAACATTCGCTATACTTAACTCCCACGATAGGGGAATGTTCGAATCTGCCACAGCTTGCGGACGCGCGCAGGCATACCTTACAAAGCGATTCTTAAGCAAGTAACGCAAAGATCATTTTAATATTGACAGGCAGTTTCTCTGGCGCTTTAGCTGCGGGATGTTTCTACCGCAAGAAGCTATCCGCACCACTCATTTTTTCTGCGGTTAGTCGCGCCCCAATTAATATTCATTTTATACTATGTTATAGTTTATTTCAATATATTTATACCTGTTCCTGTTGCTGATTTAGTAGCCCCATGCACCTACCTGATGCAACAGGAGGTCAGCCGTATTTTAATTTAAATTTATTTTGAAAATCAACTTAAAGCCCATGAAGAAAATTTTACTTTTTGTGATGATGAGCCTCACGCTGGCAAGCTGCGGCCCACAGATCTACCAGGCCCCCTCCTTTACGCAGGTGAGCGCCAGCCATCAGGTAGTGGCCATTCTGCCCTTCGATGTGACAATTGAATCGAGAAGATTGCCCAAGGGCGTTACCGCCCAGATGATACTCGACCAGCAGAGCGACTATGGCTACGGTATTCAGAGCGATGTATACGGTTACCTGCTCCGCGAAATGAGCAAAGACCGCTATACGGTGCGGTTTCAGGATGTAAGTAAAACCAATGCCCTGCTCAACGATGCTGGCCTGACGTACGAAGAGCTCCGCCTCAAGTCGAAGGAAGAGATTTGCGATTTACTGGGCGTGGATGCCGTTGTTTCAGGACAGGCCATCATGTCAAAGCCGATGTCTGATGGCGCTGCCATTGCAGTGGGGCTGCTGGTGGGTGCCTGGGGAGCTACCAATTCCGTGAACACCACCATCACCATACACGAAGGAAACGCCGGCGAACTGATGTGGAAGTATGATTACGTTGCTTCGGGCTCGGTGGGCTCCAGCCGTCAGTCGCTTACCAACGCGCTGATGCGCAATTCGTCGAAGAAATTCCCTTACAAGAAAAAAACAACGGAAGTCGGAAGTCCTTGTCCGCAAACTTAAAAAGTCCCGGCACCTACCTGCGTGTGTCGGGACTTTTTGTTGCAGCAGGATGGTACGGTATAAAAATAAGCAGCCACTGCTAAGCAGTGGCCGTTATTACATCACAAACAAACTAAAACTATCAGAAGGTATACCCGATGGAGGCTTTTGCCACCCGGTTAAACGTATCGAAGCTACCATTATCATCAATCGTGCTCAGGCCGTAATCGTAGCCGGCGCTGATGTTAAAGCCATTGGCAAACTGGTAACCCAGGCCTCCGGTAACGGCAACATCCACATCGCGCAGGCCGCTTTTCATATCCCACTCGCGGTTCAGGGCATTGTAGCCCAGCGCGCCGGCTTTTGCCTGCACTTTGTTAGAAACCAAGTAGGAAACCTGCGGGCCGGCAAAAATATGGAACCCTTCGCCCACGTATACTTTGGCTATCACCGGCAGGTCCAGGTACTCGGCTTTATTGGTTAAGGTCACTGTCGCATTCAGGAAATCTGCCTTTTCCATCGGGATCTTGCCTACCATCTGCATTCCTTTCTGGGAGTACTGTAGCCCCGGCTCAATCTCAAATCCTTTCATGACCGGGATGGTCACGTAACCGCCAATATGAAAGCCTTCCCGCATCTTTCTGCTCACCGAGCCATCGGTATAATCGATCAGGTCCTGCACGCTCGTCATGGTTTCGCCTTCCCAATTGGCCAGGTTACCGCCTGCTTTTATACCAAACCGCACCGGGCTTTGCCCCACACTGCCGCTATAGGTCTGTGGCTGACCCACATACCGCACTTGTCTTTGCTGCGCCTGTACTTTAGTGGCTACGAAGCCAAGTACCACCGCAATTAGTAAAAATATCTTTTTCATGATCTCACCCTTTTAAATCGTTACAAATAACAAGCTGCGCGGCTCGGTTTGCTAAATGTAAAAACCGTGCCAAAATGAATTCCTTATACTACCGAAAGTGCCGACTCAACACATAACATACTTATTATCAATAGTATATTTATTTACATACTTCATTTTATTCTGGTGAGCGCCGCAGCGCTATACTTCGGAAGCGTATAAATTCCTTACCTTCGCCCCCGCATAAAGCAAAGGAAGAGATGAACGACAAAACACAGGTTCGCCTGAAAAAAGTAGCCGTGCACCGCGTGGGCAACAAAGCAAAAGCAGAGGGCGTGATCGCGTCCAAAGAACTGGTGGACCTGCACGACGAGCAGCTTTCTGATCTGCTGCTTGCTTATTTTCTGGCGCCTTTTAAACAGGAGGAATTTTTCCGCTTCACCCATACTTCGGATGTTGCCTTAAATGAGATGTTTGCTTACGCTGCCCTGATTTTCAGTGAGCCGCAGAAGTTCCAGGAATATTCGGTGCATATCCTCCACCACCTTTACGAACAGTCGGACCACCCCAAGGTAAAAAGCGGCGAACTATACGTGGCCTACTTCAGCGGCTGCGTGATGGCCGACGAGGTGGTGGATGCCATCGGCGTATTTAAATCCGAAAACAAGGACACGTTCCTTACTTTCCAGGATGCGGAAGATGACCTGAACGTAAACTATCATTTCGGGGTGAACCTGAAAGGCGTGGACAAGGGCTGTATGATATATAACGTGGCGGCAGAAGACGGTTTCCGGGTGAAGATGGTGGATGTGAACAGCACCGACGCCTTGTTCTGGCGCGAGGATTTCCTGAATGTGACCGAGCTGAAGGATACCAACTTCAATACCAAGGCGGCGCTGAATTTATGCAAGGATTTCTCGGAAGAAGTGTTTGCCAAAACGGAAAGCAAAAAGGCGCAGGTCGATTTTATCAGCCGCTCGGTGGATTATTTTTCCAAAAGCGAGACATTCGACCTGGAGGAATTTACCAGCAGCGTGATCGACGAGCCCGAAACAAAAGAGCGCTTCAAAAACTACAGCCAGGCCTTTGCCGAAGAGCGCGACATTGAAGGCTTCACGGATTTTGCCATCAACAAAAACACAGTGCGCAACATGAAGCGCCAGTTCCGTAACTTTATCAAGCTCGACACCCAGATCGAGATCAAGTTCAGTGGCTACAACCCCGAGCAGAGCGAGCAGTACGTGGAGCGCGGCTTTGATAACGAACGCGGCATGCACTTTTACAAAGTATACTTTTACAACGAAAGCTAGCGGTGGCCGGAACAGAACTATCCCGGCCACCGCTTTGTTGCCGCATAAATTGCGCCGGCACGCGTAAAAGCCGGAATGATAATTGCTTTTGCCAATGCCTTACAGCCAAACAGATTTGCATATGAAAAAGACAGCCTTTGCCCTACTCTTTGCCCTGGCTACAACTACTGGTTTTGCCCAGGTGCCTGGCGCCCAGAAACCCTCTGCCGGCACGCTACAGGCTGCGCCTACTTTAGCGCAACGCGCCGAAGCCATGACGGCAAGTATGGTTAAGAACCTGCGCCTCACGCCGGAGCAGGCCGCCAAGGTGCAGGCCATCAACCTGACAAGTATAACGAATGCCGAAGCCGCCAAAAAGAAGTATAAAGCGGACCCGCGCAAAATTGTAGCCCAGATCGACATTATCAGCCAAACACGCCTTTCGCAGATAAAGGACATCCTCACGCCAGTGCAGTTCCAGCAATACCAGCAGCACCGCGAAGAGAAAATGGGTGTGCCGCAGGAAGCACAAAGCAACCCCGAAGCCCGGCAGCGCAGCCCACTGAACCAGGAAAACAATTAACCCCTGCAAGTATAGCCGCAAGCCATGCTTTCTGGCTATAAGGAGGTTTCTGTGCTAACCGGCAACGCGAGCCAGCCTACGCTGCATTTTTATACCTTTGCCAAAAAAGATTGAACCAATGCGCATCAGAAAAAAAGTAAAAGCAACGCTGCCGCAGCAAGGCTCCCGCTTTGCTGCCCTGGACGTGTTTATAAAAGCCGCCGAAAAAGAAAACTGGACCGAGCAGGAAGTGCAGTTTGTAATAAACGAAGTAGTAGAAGCCCGCGACGATAAGGAGGCCTTCGAAATTCTGAAAGACTACAGTATGTAAAAAAGAAAAGGGCCGCCATACTTGAAATATAGCGGCCCTTTTCCTTTTTCAGGGATTTGCTCATCACGCCTGCGGGCTAGCCAGTGGCTGCAGCTGTAGTTCTTGCTGGTGCGCTTTCAGCACCTGGATGATAAAGGCAATGTGCTCGTCCATGGCCACGCCAAATAGCTCGGCGCCAATCCGCACCTCCTCCCGGTCTACAGAGGCAGCAAAGCTTTTCTGGCCCAGTTTCTTCAGCACCGATTTCACTTCCAGTCCTTCGAGGCGCTGCGGGCGCACCTGGGCACAGGCAACCACAAAACCAGTCAGCTCATCGCAAGCCAGCAGGGCTTTGTCCAGGGTGGTGTTGTAGGGCACGCCCCAATGCGTGTAATGGGCTGAAATGGCATGCGCCACTTCCTCCTCGCCACGTTCGCGCAGCAGTTTCACAATTACGTTGGGGTGTTGGTCGGGGTAGGCCTGGTAATCGGCATCATGCAGCAGGCCGGCCAGGGCCCAGGCCGCTTCATCTTCTCCCAGTTTAGTAGCATACGCCTGCATCACCAGC from Pontibacter liquoris includes the following:
- a CDS encoding porin family protein; protein product: MKKIFLLIAVVLGFVATKVQAQQRQVRYVGQPQTYSGSVGQSPVRFGIKAGGNLANWEGETMTSVQDLIDYTDGSVSRKMREGFHIGGYVTIPVMKGFEIEPGLQYSQKGMQMVGKIPMEKADFLNATVTLTNKAEYLDLPVIAKVYVGEGFHIFAGPQVSYLVSNKVQAKAGALGYNALNREWDMKSGLRDVDVAVTGGLGYQFANGFNISAGYDYGLSTIDDNGSFDTFNRVAKASIGYTF
- a CDS encoding HD domain-containing protein codes for the protein MMTREEALAILHSMTTSESLLRHARTVELVMQAYATKLGEDEAAWALAGLLHDADYQAYPDQHPNVIVKLLRERGEEEVAHAISAHYTHWGVPYNTTLDKALLACDELTGFVVACAQVRPQRLEGLEVKSVLKKLGQKSFAASVDREEVRIGAELFGVAMDEHIAFIIQVLKAHQQELQLQPLASPQA
- a CDS encoding alpha/beta fold hydrolase — translated: MNHSKNLIKLLLCLLPLLPLYARAQEQKPIYNATLEGYKYPYDVKYFPVKVEGQSYKMAYMDVAPTKKVTNPQTVMLLHGKNFLGAYWAKTIAYLTAQGYRVIVPDQLGFGKSDKPAIYYNFHQMAYNTRQLLQQLGINQVAVVGHSMGGMVATRFALMYPEITTKLVLENPIGLEDYRLFVPFKTMDELYEVELKRTAEATREYHRTYYTAWAPAYDEWVEVTAAQFESPNYPQVAKAAALTYAMIYQQPVVYEFGQLKMPALVLVGKADRTIVGKGFIKDKAVVQAHGQYPELGRKTADAIPGAKLVELDNVGHIPHLEATAKFHKALLSFLQ
- a CDS encoding nucleoid-associated protein, which produces MNDKTQVRLKKVAVHRVGNKAKAEGVIASKELVDLHDEQLSDLLLAYFLAPFKQEEFFRFTHTSDVALNEMFAYAALIFSEPQKFQEYSVHILHHLYEQSDHPKVKSGELYVAYFSGCVMADEVVDAIGVFKSENKDTFLTFQDAEDDLNVNYHFGVNLKGVDKGCMIYNVAAEDGFRVKMVDVNSTDALFWREDFLNVTELKDTNFNTKAALNLCKDFSEEVFAKTESKKAQVDFISRSVDYFSKSETFDLEEFTSSVIDEPETKERFKNYSQAFAEERDIEGFTDFAINKNTVRNMKRQFRNFIKLDTQIEIKFSGYNPEQSEQYVERGFDNERGMHFYKVYFYNES